The following proteins come from a genomic window of Thermoproteus sp.:
- a CDS encoding flagellar biosynthesis protein FlaG, which produces MNGLSEIVASVVLLLATVILSLFVMSIFFNSVYGPSHVQLALQEAEVPCTAMIVAVVNDSGKAVLYVENPGSKVCSFDMAYLIQNGSVVAADALPSTVLVPPEPAPIAVKTPLPYGAGYIYRLTGPTGDVAVGES; this is translated from the coding sequence GTGAATGGACTTTCAGAGATCGTGGCCTCTGTGGTCCTTTTATTAGCTACTGTCATCCTTTCGCTGTTCGTGATGTCGATCTTCTTCAACTCGGTCTACGGCCCCTCACATGTCCAGTTGGCCCTACAGGAGGCCGAGGTGCCATGTACGGCGATGATAGTCGCGGTGGTTAACGACAGCGGGAAGGCGGTCCTCTACGTGGAGAATCCAGGCTCGAAGGTCTGTAGCTTCGACATGGCCTATTTGATCCAAAACGGCTCCGTCGTCGCGGCGGACGCCCTCCCCTCGACCGTGTTGGTACCCCCGGAGCCCGCGCCTATCGCCGTGAAGACGCCTCTGCCCTACGGCGCTGGCTATATCTACCGCCTGACCGGCCCCACAGGCGACGTAGCGGTTGGGGAGAGTTGA
- the narI gene encoding respiratory nitrate reductase subunit gamma, which yields MAAASPLALFLWVSFPYVVMSVFVVGHVYRYAVDQYAWTAKSSEIFEKGALRLGSQLFHWGMLVVIVGHLAGLLIPPSVTSAMGISEEEYHTIAIALGGASGLAAMIGALILLARRLGDPRVRATSDPSDILVLVLIVATGLVGLYNTLVYDIFVGPFDYRRTIGAWIRSLLAFQPDPAYMASVPITFQIHIVLAYLVFLMWPFTRLVHVWSYPIFYLERAWIIYRRLRAYD from the coding sequence ATGGCGGCCGCTAGCCCCCTCGCGTTGTTCCTCTGGGTCTCTTTCCCTTACGTGGTCATGTCGGTATTCGTCGTGGGCCACGTCTACCGCTACGCCGTAGACCAATACGCCTGGACCGCCAAGTCCAGCGAGATATTCGAAAAGGGCGCCTTGAGGCTGGGGAGCCAGCTGTTCCACTGGGGCATGTTGGTGGTGATCGTGGGCCACCTCGCGGGCCTTCTGATACCGCCCTCGGTCACTTCGGCTATGGGCATAAGCGAGGAGGAGTACCACACGATTGCGATTGCCCTCGGGGGTGCCTCGGGCCTTGCGGCCATGATAGGGGCCTTGATACTGTTGGCCAGGAGGCTGGGCGATCCGAGGGTCAGAGCCACTTCGGACCCCTCCGACATATTGGTCTTGGTTCTAATAGTCGCGACGGGGCTGGTGGGCCTCTACAACACTCTGGTCTACGACATATTCGTGGGGCCTTTCGACTATAGGCGCACCATAGGGGCGTGGATCAGGTCCCTCCTCGCCTTCCAGCCAGACCCCGCCTATATGGCGTCGGTCCCAATCACCTTCCAGATACATATAGTGCTGGCCTATTTGGTCTTCTTGATGTGGCCCTTCACGAGGCTCGTACATGTCTGGAGCTACCCCATCTTCTACCTGGAGAGGGCTTGGATAATATACAGGCGGTTGAGGGCCTATGACTAG
- a CDS encoding ATPase domain-containing protein, with amino-acid sequence MGCSLHDIFASGVIVIKGLPGAGKTLLAAKAASTAKNAVWFTFYETEERLRRYLASANITPPAHIFDLVSAGDIKAAVEFIVNKAAELKPDFVVVDGLSVLGAEGERELVHALFYHGISRDTPVILIKEGLDVTPADYIADSIIEVHHRIHEGGASYRYVRIAKARGMSIRHYQLPYVISDSGPVVVAPSESARPPTTERLTTGAPEVDEAIGGGVLRGSLVAVVGPADGLASKLMVLTASELARRGSKVLYHHHKAYPTFVKFAEALGVKWRRQGITWFYHSVSEHRSLEWWYKAARLVDEGSFDVHMADQYEAVVATAGEDVVAEGARIYQETLRRPVVTVLVVNSHYIWRRAARGIRSLVDYIFIFRPGLLRVYAPELPTPLEFQYVVDWAGRRVVFKKSG; translated from the coding sequence ATGGGCTGTAGTCTACACGACATATTTGCCTCTGGTGTTATCGTGATTAAGGGCCTCCCGGGCGCCGGGAAGACCCTCCTGGCCGCTAAAGCCGCCTCGACCGCCAAGAATGCGGTGTGGTTCACCTTCTACGAGACCGAGGAGAGGCTTAGGAGGTACCTCGCCTCGGCCAACATAACGCCGCCGGCCCACATATTCGACCTTGTGAGCGCTGGCGACATTAAGGCCGCGGTCGAGTTCATAGTGAACAAGGCCGCCGAGCTCAAGCCCGACTTCGTGGTGGTCGACGGGCTGAGCGTCCTCGGGGCCGAGGGCGAGAGGGAGCTCGTCCACGCCCTTTTCTACCACGGCATATCTAGAGATACGCCGGTTATCCTCATAAAGGAGGGCCTCGACGTGACGCCGGCGGACTACATAGCCGACTCCATAATAGAGGTGCACCACCGCATACACGAGGGGGGAGCCTCCTATAGGTATGTGAGGATCGCCAAGGCGCGGGGGATGTCTATAAGGCATTACCAGCTCCCCTACGTGATATCAGACTCGGGCCCCGTCGTGGTGGCCCCCTCGGAGTCCGCAAGGCCGCCTACAACGGAGAGACTCACCACAGGCGCTCCCGAGGTGGACGAGGCCATCGGCGGAGGCGTGTTGAGGGGGAGCCTCGTGGCCGTGGTGGGGCCGGCCGACGGATTGGCTAGCAAGTTGATGGTCCTCACGGCGTCCGAGCTGGCGAGGAGGGGGTCGAAGGTGTTATACCACCACCATAAGGCCTATCCCACCTTCGTCAAGTTCGCAGAGGCGCTAGGCGTCAAGTGGCGACGTCAAGGCATAACTTGGTTCTACCACTCCGTGTCGGAGCATAGGAGCTTGGAGTGGTGGTATAAAGCCGCCCGGCTAGTCGACGAAGGGAGCTTCGACGTACATATGGCGGACCAGTATGAGGCTGTGGTGGCCACGGCGGGCGAGGACGTAGTTGCAGAAGGCGCCAGGATCTATCAGGAAACCTTGAGGCGGCCTGTCGTGACGGTTCTTGTGGTAAATTCCCACTACATCTGGAGGCGGGCGGCTAGGGGGATAAGGTCGTTGGTCGACTATATATTTATATTCAGGCCAGGCTTGCTAAGAGTCTACGCGCCTGAGCTTCCAACCCCGCTGGAGTTTCAGTACGTCGTCGACTGGGCCGGCAGGAGGGTTGTGTTCAAGAAGTCGGGCTAG
- a CDS encoding ZIP family metal transporter: MRSAIARRARLLLAIAPLALGASAWAQQGAEPATYWALAPIALGLLAGITVLIGTFLTYRARSRASGSTLGVLQAIAGGILAYLALETGHAAEEYVEDLASWSTLSDFAVAAVATTAAFLGTFFALTAAERASLRRGARQSLTTAFVISTALGVHNVGEGFAIAASLLSGAPALAVLFAVGFAVHNATEGFAITGPLLADRGVSATPSTLASLSLLAGLPTVLGSGAYYLGLQSALALAVLNAVANASIVYAMLHVNLNALSRLGGVSSPKFWAALTAGVALAFTTESILMLAGLNA; this comes from the coding sequence ATGAGGAGTGCCATAGCGAGAAGGGCACGTCTCCTGTTGGCAATTGCGCCTCTGGCGTTGGGCGCGTCCGCCTGGGCGCAACAGGGGGCCGAGCCGGCCACGTACTGGGCGCTCGCGCCTATAGCTCTAGGCCTTCTGGCCGGCATTACTGTGTTAATTGGGACGTTCCTCACCTATCGTGCGAGGAGTAGAGCGAGCGGCTCGACGCTTGGAGTCCTCCAGGCGATTGCGGGCGGTATCCTCGCCTATTTGGCTCTCGAGACGGGCCACGCGGCGGAGGAGTACGTCGAGGATTTGGCCAGTTGGAGCACCCTCAGCGATTTCGCGGTGGCTGCAGTTGCCACCACAGCCGCGTTTCTGGGGACTTTCTTCGCCCTCACGGCGGCCGAGCGGGCGTCTCTGCGCCGCGGGGCCAGGCAGTCTCTGACTACCGCCTTCGTCATATCGACGGCCCTTGGTGTGCACAACGTGGGCGAGGGCTTCGCGATAGCGGCGAGCCTGCTCTCGGGCGCCCCCGCGCTGGCTGTGCTCTTCGCGGTGGGCTTCGCCGTACATAACGCCACCGAGGGCTTCGCCATAACGGGGCCTCTGCTGGCCGATAGAGGCGTCTCGGCGACTCCCTCCACTCTGGCCTCGCTTTCGCTTCTGGCCGGGCTCCCCACGGTGTTGGGCTCGGGGGCCTACTACCTGGGCCTCCAGAGCGCCTTGGCCCTCGCGGTCCTCAACGCAGTTGCCAACGCCTCTATAGTCTACGCCATGCTCCACGTGAACCTAAATGCCTTGTCGCGTCTAGGCGGCGTGTCCAGCCCCAAGTTCTGGGCCGCGCTGACCGCTGGGGTGGCCTTGGCCTTCACGACGGAGAGCATCTTGATGTTAGCCGGCCTGAACGCATAG
- a CDS encoding MFS transporter has product MGSGLPVRGNPALGLIAGTLAFFGGFAAVALFNVTARTIAPKLNLSIVEIGWLVAIPTLTGSLLRIPFGALVDKIGGRRVILTQLGIALVGMAGLVATLNAIESGSLLSPLLAYALLMLFGAVAGTGISVFSSGIAYVSYWFPRARQGFALGAYAGFGNTAPGIFTAVLPIALASLGLINSYVVWAGILAAMLVVFAAIGHDPYYFQLARRMDRERAIAEAKKLGQELFPTGSLAESLKISARVWRTWLLVVMYFTSFGGFLALTSWLPTYWGNYLGLSTAMAGLLSGVVYSLLASLVRVLGGWLSDRAGGERMALASYVIMAAGSLVVATSASFTQSVAGVLIMAVGMGIANAAVFKLVPKYVPEAVGGATGWVGGLGATGGLVLPPVMAYIVAAMGIPGYAAGFYVFTALAVASLAMSYILYSHGGR; this is encoded by the coding sequence ATGGGTTCTGGACTTCCTGTTAGGGGAAATCCGGCTCTCGGCCTCATAGCGGGGACTTTGGCGTTTTTCGGCGGCTTTGCGGCCGTGGCGTTGTTTAACGTGACGGCGCGGACCATAGCGCCCAAGCTGAACCTCTCCATAGTGGAGATCGGCTGGCTGGTGGCCATTCCCACCTTGACGGGCTCCCTCTTGAGGATCCCCTTCGGCGCGCTTGTGGACAAAATCGGCGGGAGGCGCGTCATATTAACACAATTAGGGATAGCCCTTGTCGGCATGGCGGGCCTCGTGGCGACTCTAAACGCCATCGAGTCGGGGTCTCTGCTCTCTCCCCTTCTGGCCTACGCCCTCCTCATGTTGTTCGGCGCGGTCGCTGGGACCGGTATATCTGTCTTTTCCTCCGGCATTGCCTATGTCTCCTATTGGTTCCCCCGCGCTAGGCAGGGCTTCGCGTTGGGCGCATATGCGGGCTTCGGCAACACGGCCCCCGGCATATTCACGGCGGTCCTCCCCATCGCGTTGGCCTCTCTAGGCCTTATAAACTCCTATGTGGTCTGGGCGGGGATACTCGCCGCCATGTTGGTAGTCTTCGCGGCCATAGGCCACGACCCCTATTACTTCCAGTTGGCCAGGCGGATGGACAGAGAGAGGGCCATCGCAGAGGCCAAGAAGCTGGGCCAGGAGCTTTTCCCCACAGGCTCCCTGGCAGAGAGCTTAAAGATATCGGCGAGGGTCTGGCGCACTTGGCTGTTGGTAGTTATGTATTTCACCTCCTTCGGCGGCTTCTTGGCCCTGACCTCTTGGCTCCCCACCTATTGGGGCAACTACCTCGGGCTCAGCACAGCCATGGCCGGCCTCCTTTCGGGCGTCGTCTATTCCCTCCTGGCTTCTCTAGTCAGAGTGCTGGGCGGGTGGCTCAGCGATAGGGCGGGCGGAGAGCGCATGGCCCTCGCCTCCTACGTCATAATGGCGGCGGGCAGTCTGGTGGTCGCCACAAGCGCCTCCTTCACACAGAGCGTGGCCGGGGTGTTGATCATGGCGGTCGGCATGGGCATCGCGAACGCCGCCGTCTTTAAGCTCGTGCCTAAATACGTCCCGGAGGCCGTGGGCGGCGCCACGGGCTGGGTCGGCGGCCTCGGCGCCACGGGCGGCTTGGTGTTGCCTCCGGTGATGGCCTACATAGTTGCCGCAATGGGCATTCCGGGCTATGCGGCGGGCTTCTACGTCTTTACGGCCCTCGCCGTGGCCTCTCTGGCCATGTCGTACATATTGTACAGCCATGGCGGCCGCTAG
- a CDS encoding type II/IV secretion system ATPase subunit, translating into MNILDHYEISELVQVVVYVDEAGFRRYKPVEPPLSEEEAAVLKRLKGAIQNLGDVKDGVLRLARERRAEYLEELAKRAATEFKVKVDEGAWGKVMYFLRRDLLGYGKLDPLVRDPYIEDIHVDGPGRVYIWHSRWESLMTDVELTAEELDVYVQRLSALVGKPVSYADPILEGMLPEGYRLELAVPPISPRGPSFVVRKYFVSPITLIDMIKMGTISAEAVAYLWLMLDYGRNIVIVGPTGAGKTTLLNALLYLVRPDAKILTIEDTREINLVHEHWQALITRPSRGEGVRDVSAFDLLTIAMRSRPDYVVVGEIRGEEAYVLFQAFGSGHSGATTIHAETIEDAVRRLLTRPMSVPPMLVGLAHIFVRILRVKTGEQVVRRVVEIAENLGVTRGGRPRLHYVFRWDPDRDVLMRVEESRHFEVISRARFVPLDRLKAEYERRKRLIALMAERGYTSPYVVAKIFTQYHLAPDAAVKAVEEGKI; encoded by the coding sequence ATGAACATCTTAGACCACTACGAGATCTCCGAGCTCGTACAGGTCGTCGTCTATGTGGACGAGGCCGGCTTTAGGCGGTACAAGCCCGTGGAGCCGCCTCTAAGCGAGGAGGAGGCCGCCGTCCTCAAGAGGCTTAAGGGGGCCATACAGAACCTCGGGGACGTAAAGGACGGCGTCTTGCGCCTCGCCAGAGAGAGGAGGGCCGAGTACCTAGAGGAGCTTGCCAAGAGGGCTGCGACGGAGTTTAAAGTCAAGGTCGATGAGGGGGCTTGGGGCAAGGTGATGTATTTCCTCCGTAGGGACCTCTTGGGATACGGGAAGCTCGACCCCCTCGTGAGGGACCCCTACATAGAGGACATTCACGTCGACGGGCCGGGGCGCGTCTACATATGGCACAGCCGTTGGGAGTCGTTGATGACGGACGTGGAGCTCACCGCCGAGGAGCTCGATGTCTACGTCCAACGCCTCTCTGCGCTAGTGGGGAAGCCAGTCTCCTACGCTGACCCCATATTGGAGGGGATGCTCCCAGAGGGCTATAGGCTCGAGCTGGCCGTGCCGCCCATATCGCCTAGAGGCCCCTCCTTCGTCGTCAGGAAGTACTTCGTGTCTCCCATCACGTTGATAGATATGATAAAGATGGGGACCATCTCGGCTGAGGCGGTGGCGTACCTCTGGCTCATGTTGGACTACGGCCGCAATATAGTCATCGTCGGGCCGACCGGCGCAGGCAAGACCACCCTGCTGAACGCCCTCTTGTACCTGGTGAGGCCCGACGCCAAGATACTCACCATAGAGGACACGCGGGAGATAAACCTGGTCCACGAGCACTGGCAGGCCCTGATCACTAGGCCCTCTAGGGGCGAGGGCGTGAGGGACGTGTCGGCCTTCGACCTCTTGACCATAGCCATGCGCTCCCGCCCCGACTACGTGGTGGTGGGAGAGATAAGGGGGGAGGAGGCCTACGTCCTCTTCCAAGCCTTCGGCTCCGGCCATTCGGGCGCCACGACGATACACGCCGAGACCATAGAAGACGCCGTCAGGCGGCTCTTGACGAGGCCCATGTCGGTGCCCCCCATGCTCGTGGGGCTAGCCCACATATTCGTGAGGATACTACGCGTCAAGACGGGGGAGCAAGTCGTCCGGAGGGTCGTAGAGATCGCCGAGAATTTAGGCGTCACGAGAGGTGGGAGGCCGAGGCTCCACTATGTATTCCGCTGGGACCCAGACCGCGACGTCTTGATGCGGGTGGAAGAGAGTAGGCACTTCGAGGTTATATCCAGGGCCCGCTTCGTGCCTCTGGACCGCCTTAAGGCCGAATACGAGCGGAGGAAAAGGCTGATAGCCCTAATGGCCGAGAGGGGCTATACCTCGCCTTACGTAGTGGCTAAGATATTCACGCAGTACCACTTGGCACCCGACGCGGCCGTCAAGGCCGTAGAGGAGGGCAAGATCTAG
- a CDS encoding type II secretion system F family protein, whose translation MELFFELYRQSGMAFSYRRYLSLLVVVPLAVGAAAGSIALFLLGPLGAIALGPSAGLLAFAGLVAYPLNLVTARKAHFDNNFVYTLGVMLPLLAAGVPLGRAVARLAEVEEDRYIARELALVVREALVMGASPYDALLHSAERVPSRDYRETVNLLARAAKITERVDLVLSSRLEWLLRAKQIRAQSLVRSLALLFEIYVVMAMLMPVLVFIVALSLSPLGSLQFAGLTLDPLTLMAFIGLIYSPIMGIIFYIIFDSSTAI comes from the coding sequence GTGGAGCTGTTCTTCGAGCTGTATAGACAGAGCGGCATGGCCTTCAGCTACAGGAGGTACCTTTCCCTCCTGGTCGTGGTCCCTCTGGCCGTCGGGGCGGCGGCCGGCTCCATTGCCCTATTCCTCCTAGGTCCTCTGGGCGCCATCGCCCTAGGCCCTTCGGCAGGCCTTCTGGCGTTCGCAGGCCTCGTGGCGTATCCCCTTAATCTAGTCACAGCCAGGAAGGCCCACTTCGACAATAACTTCGTCTACACTTTGGGCGTGATGCTTCCGCTCCTAGCCGCGGGGGTGCCTTTAGGCAGGGCAGTGGCCCGGCTGGCCGAAGTGGAGGAGGACAGATACATAGCGAGGGAGCTGGCGCTAGTAGTGAGGGAGGCCTTGGTTATGGGCGCCAGCCCCTACGACGCGCTACTCCACAGCGCCGAGCGCGTCCCCAGCAGGGACTACAGGGAGACCGTGAACCTTCTGGCCAGAGCGGCTAAAATAACCGAACGCGTCGACTTGGTCCTCTCGTCGAGGCTCGAATGGCTCCTGAGGGCTAAACAGATAAGGGCCCAGTCCCTGGTGAGGTCTCTGGCTCTGCTCTTCGAGATCTACGTAGTGATGGCGATGCTGATGCCCGTCTTGGTCTTCATAGTGGCGCTCTCCCTAAGCCCTCTGGGCTCCCTACAGTTCGCCGGGCTGACCCTAGACCCGTTGACACTCATGGCCTTCATAGGCCTCATCTACAGCCCTATTATGGGAATTATCTTCTACATAATATTCGATTCATCAACAGCTATATAA
- a CDS encoding type II secretion system F family protein — protein sequence MFEFLYGWLLWIGVGAGAALMAVGIPAYRRAVFVYRLEGQIPQALRVVSDAVAAGMDLKSAFEAVAALGLSPMNQVFRRVLLLSDFGGLTAEEALWRVASELPSANFRRFALIVAEAARSGARLPEVLDVAARTFASVVDFRRELWSQLRPYVALFYAVILVFVALSDVIVYLLLPQLAQLSVQLPSLPAGGGLQVSTPAREDVLSILFLTSLVQSVVGGAIVGRIAYFSPRAGLLHGGVAALVSTIGLLIPSWL from the coding sequence GTGTTCGAGTTCCTTTATGGGTGGCTTTTGTGGATCGGCGTGGGCGCCGGGGCGGCGTTAATGGCGGTGGGCATCCCCGCATATAGGAGGGCTGTCTTCGTCTATAGGCTTGAGGGCCAGATACCGCAGGCGCTCCGCGTGGTCTCAGACGCCGTGGCGGCTGGCATGGACTTGAAGAGCGCCTTCGAGGCCGTGGCCGCCTTGGGCCTCAGCCCCATGAACCAAGTCTTCCGGAGGGTTCTGTTGCTCAGCGACTTCGGGGGCCTTACGGCGGAGGAGGCGCTTTGGAGGGTCGCGTCGGAGTTGCCTTCTGCCAACTTCCGTCGGTTCGCCCTAATTGTGGCCGAGGCCGCGAGGTCAGGGGCCAGACTGCCCGAGGTGCTGGACGTGGCCGCCAGGACTTTCGCCTCCGTGGTAGACTTCAGGAGGGAGCTCTGGAGCCAATTGAGGCCCTATGTGGCCCTCTTCTACGCGGTCATTTTGGTGTTCGTCGCGCTTTCCGACGTGATAGTCTACCTCCTCCTGCCCCAATTGGCCCAGCTGTCAGTTCAACTCCCGTCGTTGCCCGCAGGTGGGGGGCTCCAAGTGTCGACGCCGGCTAGAGAGGACGTCTTGTCTATATTGTTTTTAACCTCCCTCGTGCAGAGCGTCGTGGGGGGAGCCATCGTGGGGAGGATAGCCTACTTCAGCCCTAGGGCCGGCTTGTTGCACGGCGGGGTGGCGGCCCTCGTCTCCACAATCGGCCTCTTAATTCCGTCGTGGCTATGA
- a CDS encoding thymidine kinase encodes MLIVITGPMFSGKTTELIRIVERQVIAGRSAVVFKPEVDVRYDGSKVAAHNGLRLEAVAVPPDARGVAEIAERGRAYGVIGVDEIQFFPAELAEVLDALAADRLVVAAGLNLDYAGRPFETTMRAMAYADRVISLTAVCKVCGRPATRTQRLAPGGPRLLVGGAELYEARCRRHHVVPRP; translated from the coding sequence GTGTTGATCGTCATTACGGGGCCTATGTTCTCGGGGAAGACCACGGAGCTCATTAGGATAGTCGAGAGACAGGTCATCGCCGGGAGGAGCGCCGTGGTCTTCAAGCCCGAGGTGGACGTGAGGTACGACGGGTCGAAGGTGGCGGCCCACAACGGGCTCAGGCTGGAGGCCGTGGCGGTGCCGCCCGACGCGAGGGGTGTGGCCGAGATAGCCGAGAGGGGGCGGGCCTATGGGGTCATTGGGGTCGACGAGATACAATTCTTCCCGGCGGAGCTGGCCGAGGTCCTGGACGCCCTCGCCGCGGACCGCCTCGTCGTGGCCGCGGGGCTGAATCTGGACTACGCCGGGAGGCCCTTTGAGACCACCATGAGGGCCATGGCCTACGCCGACAGGGTCATATCCCTTACGGCGGTCTGTAAGGTCTGCGGGAGGCCGGCCACGAGGACCCAGAGGCTGGCGCCAGGCGGTCCCAGGCTGTTGGTGGGCGGGGCCGAGCTCTACGAGGCCCGGTGCAGGAGGCACCACGTAGTGCCGAGGCCCTAG
- a CDS encoding flagellar biosynthesis protein FlaG, with product MKAKAKGLEPIVAAVLLIVVAVVGAVLLYLWFAGYITRTTSQAGQMMQTEKIEIEGASLSASTQNATLYIRNVGDVSVNISAIYVINPTTQGVVCYYSFPTTNQPTINPGTVMKVSTTTWTVGCGLTSGKQYVLQVATSRGTQASTIIVAS from the coding sequence ATGAAGGCTAAAGCGAAGGGCCTAGAGCCAATTGTGGCCGCCGTGTTGCTAATAGTCGTGGCCGTCGTCGGCGCTGTATTGCTATACCTATGGTTTGCGGGATATATTACCCGCACTACTTCCCAAGCCGGCCAGATGATGCAAACAGAAAAAATAGAAATAGAAGGTGCAAGCCTTAGTGCATCTACCCAGAACGCTACATTATACATAAGGAACGTAGGCGATGTGTCGGTTAACATAAGCGCTATCTATGTAATCAATCCAACCACCCAGGGTGTTGTATGTTACTATAGTTTCCCTACGACCAACCAGCCCACTATTAATCCAGGCACAGTAATGAAGGTGAGCACGACTACTTGGACAGTCGGTTGCGGTTTGACCTCTGGCAAACAATACGTCCTGCAGGTGGCGACGTCTAGAGGCACGCAAGCATCGACGATAATAGTCGCCAGTTAA